The following are encoded together in the Deinococcus soli (ex Cha et al. 2016) genome:
- the mraZ gene encoding division/cell wall cluster transcriptional repressor MraZ, with translation MPFGEYPYTIDDKGRVVMPPAFRDFVEDGMILTRGMEGCLYVFPLSSWKRVEEQLEGLPLTDAESRAFVRFFYSGANKARLDNQSRVSVPQTLRAFAGLDSDVIVAGAPGRLELWNPARWEAAITAVQDHPPKPELLTNFVA, from the coding sequence TTGCCGTTTGGAGAGTACCCGTACACCATCGACGACAAGGGCCGCGTGGTCATGCCACCCGCGTTCCGTGACTTCGTGGAGGACGGCATGATCCTGACGCGCGGCATGGAGGGCTGCCTGTACGTGTTTCCGCTGTCCAGCTGGAAGCGCGTGGAGGAGCAACTCGAGGGCCTGCCGCTCACGGACGCCGAGTCACGCGCGTTCGTGCGTTTCTTCTATTCCGGCGCGAACAAGGCGCGGCTGGACAACCAGAGCCGCGTGTCCGTCCCGCAGACGCTGCGGGCCTTCGCGGGCCTGGACAGCGACGTGATCGTGGCTGGCGCCCCCGGACGCCTGGAACTCTGGAACCCGGCGCGCTGGGAGGCGGCGATCACGGCCGTGCAGGACCATCCCCCCAAACCTGAGCTTCTCACGAACTTCGTGGCGTGA
- a CDS encoding 4a-hydroxytetrahydrobiopterin dehydratase, giving the protein MAYDPRIGYDSTRKLTDGDVLQAKPDGWWGDSGKLYRDYSFQNFMEGVNFAVRVAQQAEERGHHPDIHIHYHYVRVNYYTHDAGGVTQLDLDAARALDALLAGDTQGRDEQA; this is encoded by the coding sequence ATGGCGTACGACCCCCGCATCGGCTACGACTCCACCCGCAAACTCACCGACGGCGATGTCCTCCAGGCCAAGCCCGACGGCTGGTGGGGCGACTCCGGGAAGCTCTACCGCGACTATTCCTTCCAGAACTTCATGGAGGGCGTGAACTTCGCCGTGCGCGTCGCGCAGCAGGCCGAGGAACGCGGCCACCACCCGGACATCCACATCCACTACCACTACGTCCGCGTGAACTACTACACCCACGACGCGGGCGGCGTCACCCAGCTCGACCTGGACGCCGCGCGCGCCCTGGACGCCCTGCTCGCCGGGGATACCCAGGGCAGAGACGAGCAGGCTTGA
- the gatA gene encoding Asp-tRNA(Asn)/Glu-tRNA(Gln) amidotransferase subunit GatA, which produces MAFTSAATQARRVQARDLSPQDLTTQALARIESARELNAVVSVNPNAQAQAQAVQARLDAGETLPLAGVPVIVKDNINVTGTETTCGSRILRGYVSPYDATAAARLTRAGAVIVAKANMDEFAMGSSTESSAHGPTLNPWDTGRVPGGSSGGSAVAVAANLVDVSLGSDTGGSVRQPAAFTGVYGLKPTYGRVSRSGLVAYASSLDQIGPFARSAEDLALIMNVIAGQDPHDATSLDAPPTFAAGTPDDLRGLRVGVITESLAGNTAGVDATLSATLDALRGAGATTAEVSLPELKYAIAAYYLIAMPEASSNLARFDGMVYGQRAAGSDLTGAMTLTREQGFGPEVQRRILIGTYALSSGYYDAYYSKAMKVRRLIADRFTQAFGQFDVLVTPTSPFPAFRRGEKTSDPLAMYAADVDTVAINLAGLPALSVPAGFDTAQGVRLPVGIQFIAPPLQDERLVRIAGGLEGIGIAQPQVAPGY; this is translated from the coding sequence ATGGCCTTCACCTCCGCCGCAACTCAGGCGCGCCGCGTTCAGGCGCGTGACCTCTCCCCGCAGGACCTGACCACCCAGGCCCTGGCCCGAATCGAGTCGGCCCGCGAGCTGAATGCCGTGGTCAGTGTCAATCCGAACGCACAGGCGCAGGCGCAGGCCGTGCAGGCCCGCCTGGACGCCGGGGAGACCCTGCCGCTGGCGGGCGTGCCGGTGATCGTGAAGGACAACATCAACGTGACCGGCACCGAGACCACCTGCGGCAGCCGCATCCTGCGCGGGTACGTCAGCCCCTACGACGCGACCGCCGCCGCACGCCTGACCCGCGCGGGCGCCGTGATCGTCGCGAAGGCGAACATGGACGAGTTCGCGATGGGCAGCTCCACCGAGAGCAGCGCGCACGGCCCCACCCTGAATCCCTGGGACACCGGCCGCGTGCCGGGCGGCAGCAGTGGCGGCAGCGCCGTGGCGGTCGCTGCGAACCTCGTGGACGTCAGCCTGGGCAGCGACACGGGCGGCAGCGTCCGGCAGCCCGCCGCGTTCACTGGCGTGTACGGCCTGAAACCCACCTACGGCCGCGTGAGCCGCTCGGGGCTGGTCGCGTACGCCAGCAGCCTCGACCAGATCGGGCCGTTCGCCCGCAGCGCGGAGGATCTGGCGCTGATCATGAACGTCATCGCCGGGCAGGACCCGCACGACGCCACCAGCCTGGACGCGCCCCCCACCTTCGCCGCGGGCACCCCGGACGACCTGCGCGGCCTGCGGGTGGGTGTGATCACCGAGAGCCTCGCGGGGAACACGGCGGGCGTGGACGCCACCCTGAGCGCCACCCTGGACGCCCTGCGCGGCGCGGGCGCGACCACCGCCGAGGTCAGCCTGCCCGAACTGAAGTACGCCATCGCCGCGTACTACCTGATCGCCATGCCCGAGGCGAGCAGCAACCTCGCCCGCTTCGACGGCATGGTGTACGGCCAGCGCGCAGCGGGCAGCGACCTGACGGGGGCGATGACCCTCACCCGCGAGCAGGGCTTCGGACCCGAGGTGCAGCGCCGCATCCTGATCGGCACGTACGCCCTGAGTAGCGGGTACTACGACGCGTACTACAGCAAGGCCATGAAGGTCCGCCGCCTGATCGCCGACCGCTTCACCCAGGCCTTCGGGCAGTTCGACGTGCTCGTCACGCCCACCAGTCCCTTCCCCGCCTTCCGGCGCGGCGAGAAGACCAGCGACCCCCTCGCCATGTACGCCGCCGACGTGGACACCGTCGCCATCAACCTCGCGGGCCTGCCCGCCCTGAGCGTCCCCGCCGGATTCGACACCGCACAGGGCGTGCGCCTCCCGGTCGGTATCCAGTTCATCGCGCCGCCCCTCCAGGACGAACGCCTCGTCCGCATTGCGGGCGGCCTGGAAGGCATCGGGATCGCGCAGCCGCAGGTGGCACCGGGGTACTGA
- a CDS encoding peptidoglycan D,D-transpeptidase FtsI family protein, whose protein sequence is MEVKIRTRSALMRLIALAMFLTLVWAYAQLEWGAPQSVKQRVVQARGSILSADGRVLATSVNGKRVYPQGTLAGQLIGMMGATEGLEGLEAAYNGALTSGQNLKLTLDSQVQAAAESALARAVPDHQAEYGSVMVLETRTGRVLAAATYPPFNPNEWRQFSQEQRRNRPFIDLFEPGSTVKALVVAAALNEGLTTPNTLYSTPMSRFVGGRWGSRIGDAVAHPSTLTTQGILRYSSNVGMTHIVEKFEPKRMREYLASYGFGQEVALPVVPTGRGSLRPLAEWGDLVRATNSFGQGMNGTNLQLVAAFNVLANDGQYVSPRLIENAGGLERREVLRPEVARTTRQLLLNVINEGIFGQAGIKGYDLAGKTGTAQVVVDGRYSSTVYDSVFAGFLPAEAPRVTITVMVHGAKQRHHGSQLAAPIFREISAQVLSSWGAAPHAQNEP, encoded by the coding sequence GTGGAAGTGAAGATCCGCACCCGCTCGGCCCTGATGCGCCTGATCGCCCTGGCGATGTTCCTGACGCTGGTCTGGGCGTACGCGCAGCTGGAGTGGGGCGCCCCGCAGAGCGTCAAGCAGCGCGTCGTGCAGGCCCGCGGGTCGATCCTCTCCGCCGACGGGCGCGTGCTGGCGACCAGTGTGAACGGCAAGCGGGTGTACCCGCAGGGCACGCTGGCCGGGCAGCTGATCGGGATGATGGGCGCCACCGAGGGCCTCGAGGGTCTGGAGGCCGCGTACAACGGCGCGTTGACGTCCGGGCAGAACCTGAAGCTGACCCTGGATTCGCAGGTGCAGGCGGCGGCCGAGTCGGCCCTGGCCCGCGCGGTGCCCGACCATCAGGCGGAGTACGGTTCGGTGATGGTCCTCGAGACCCGCACGGGTCGCGTGCTGGCCGCCGCGACGTATCCGCCGTTCAACCCGAACGAGTGGCGGCAGTTCAGTCAGGAGCAGCGGCGCAACCGGCCGTTCATCGACCTGTTCGAGCCGGGTTCGACCGTGAAGGCGCTGGTGGTGGCCGCCGCGCTGAACGAGGGCCTGACCACCCCGAACACGCTGTACAGCACGCCCATGAGCCGCTTCGTGGGGGGGCGCTGGGGCAGCCGCATCGGGGACGCGGTCGCTCATCCGTCCACGCTGACCACGCAGGGCATCCTGCGCTACAGCAGCAACGTCGGCATGACGCACATCGTCGAGAAATTTGAGCCGAAGCGGATGCGGGAGTACCTGGCCAGCTACGGCTTCGGGCAGGAGGTGGCGTTGCCGGTCGTGCCGACGGGCCGCGGGTCGTTGCGTCCGCTGGCCGAGTGGGGTGATCTGGTGCGCGCCACGAACTCGTTCGGGCAGGGGATGAACGGCACGAACCTGCAACTGGTGGCGGCGTTCAACGTGCTGGCGAACGACGGGCAGTACGTGTCGCCGCGCCTGATCGAGAACGCGGGTGGCCTCGAGCGCCGCGAGGTGCTGCGGCCCGAGGTGGCGCGAACCACGCGGCAACTGCTGCTGAATGTGATCAACGAGGGTATTTTCGGGCAGGCCGGGATCAAGGGCTACGACCTGGCGGGGAAGACCGGCACGGCGCAGGTGGTCGTGGACGGGCGGTACTCCAGCACGGTCTACGACAGTGTGTTTGCAGGGTTCCTTCCGGCGGAGGCGCCGCGCGTGACGATCACGGTGATGGTGCACGGGGCGAAGCAGCGGCATCACGGGTCGCAGCTGGCCGCGCCGATCTTCCGGGAGATTTCAGCGCAGGTGCTGTCGTCATGGGGGGCCGCGCCACACGCCCAGAATGAACCATGA
- the rsmH gene encoding 16S rRNA (cytosine(1402)-N(4))-methyltransferase RsmH — protein MLQPAPGKVFVDGTLGGAGHTGLLLAAGATVYGIDQDPYALNRARAANPHGLTVLEGNYRDMTALLAGVGVTQVDGILLDIGVSSFQLDDTARGFSYHTEAPLDMRMSQSGESAADVVNEYDAEELASIIYEYGEDRLSRRIARAIIAAREQAPIETTVQLADIVKRAYPGFSKGIHPARRTFQALRIHVNDELGALRDGLAAAETLLVPGGRLAVISFHSLEDRIVKRFLLGSETLEPLTKRPVIAGDEEQATNPRARSAKLRGAQRVGA, from the coding sequence ATGCTCCAGCCCGCGCCCGGCAAGGTGTTCGTGGACGGCACGCTGGGCGGCGCCGGGCACACCGGGCTGCTGCTCGCGGCGGGCGCGACCGTGTATGGCATCGACCAGGACCCCTACGCCCTGAACCGCGCGCGCGCCGCGAACCCGCACGGCCTGACGGTGCTGGAAGGCAACTACCGCGACATGACTGCTCTACTGGCCGGGGTGGGCGTGACGCAGGTGGACGGCATCCTGCTCGACATCGGCGTGAGTTCGTTTCAGCTGGACGACACCGCGCGCGGCTTCTCGTACCACACCGAGGCGCCGCTGGACATGCGCATGAGCCAGTCCGGCGAGAGCGCCGCCGACGTGGTCAACGAGTACGACGCCGAGGAACTGGCGTCCATCATCTACGAGTACGGCGAGGACCGCCTGTCGCGCCGCATCGCCCGCGCCATCATCGCCGCGCGCGAGCAGGCGCCCATCGAGACGACCGTGCAACTCGCCGACATCGTCAAACGGGCGTACCCGGGGTTCTCGAAGGGCATCCACCCCGCCCGGCGCACCTTCCAGGCGCTGCGCATCCACGTGAACGACGAACTCGGCGCGCTGCGCGACGGCCTGGCCGCTGCCGAGACGCTGCTGGTCCCCGGCGGGCGGCTGGCGGTCATCAGCTTCCACTCGCTGGAAGACCGCATCGTCAAGCGCTTCCTGCTGGGCAGCGAGACCCTGGAGCCCCTCACGAAACGGCCCGTGATCGCAGGTGACGAGGAACAGGCCACCAACCCCCGCGCCCGCAGCGCCAAACTGCGCGGCGCGCAGCGGGTCGGCGCATGA
- a CDS encoding acyl-CoA thioesterase — protein sequence MKLRIPDADVLWADLPDTRRHERTVTVQPGDLDDLHHVNNTVYLAWCEQVAREHALRLGMGTDALTALGAVPVARQHIITYHRPALLGDQVRVRTALTLHAGVRSVRAYALDRVNPGDPEGGVRLAECQTEWVWVDPQSGRPKRAPAPVSAAFGFDG from the coding sequence TTGAAGCTCCGCATTCCCGACGCGGACGTCCTGTGGGCGGACCTGCCCGACACGCGCCGCCACGAGCGGACCGTCACCGTGCAGCCCGGCGACCTGGACGACCTGCACCACGTGAACAACACCGTGTACCTCGCGTGGTGCGAGCAGGTCGCCCGCGAACACGCCCTGCGCCTGGGCATGGGCACCGACGCCCTGACCGCGCTGGGCGCCGTGCCCGTCGCGCGGCAGCACATCATCACCTACCACCGCCCCGCCCTGCTGGGTGATCAGGTGCGGGTCCGCACCGCGCTGACCCTGCACGCCGGGGTCCGCAGCGTCCGCGCCTACGCCCTGGACCGCGTGAACCCCGGCGACCCCGAGGGCGGCGTGCGCCTCGCCGAGTGCCAGACCGAATGGGTCTGGGTGGACCCGCAGTCGGGACGGCCCAAACGCGCCCCGGCGCCGGTCAGCGCCGCCTTCGGCTTCGACGGCTGA
- a CDS encoding pseudouridine synthase translates to MSPERLQKRLARAGVASRRAAEEMIAAGRITVNGEVAVLGRTVTDADDIRLDGQLIETESVPKVTYMLYKPRGYVTTARDEYGRRNVLDAMPRIPGLHPVGRLDRDSEGLLLLTTDGDLTLTMTHPRFGHEKAYRAWTDGPAQPTQADLDALTDGTLKLEDGPARALQATPARGGAFVTLGEGRNRQVRRMLEDIGHPVTRLLRYRVGGLWLGNMEVGEYQQLDERDLQDLLHPEKVPAAIWDRQWERIQKRWG, encoded by the coding sequence ATGAGCCCCGAACGCCTTCAGAAACGCCTCGCCCGCGCGGGGGTCGCGTCACGCCGCGCCGCCGAGGAGATGATCGCGGCCGGGCGGATCACCGTGAACGGCGAGGTCGCCGTGCTGGGCCGCACCGTCACCGACGCGGACGATATCCGCCTGGACGGGCAGCTCATCGAGACCGAGAGCGTCCCGAAGGTCACGTACATGCTGTACAAACCGCGCGGGTACGTCACGACCGCCCGCGACGAGTACGGCCGCCGCAATGTTCTGGACGCCATGCCGCGCATCCCGGGCCTGCACCCGGTGGGCCGCCTGGACCGCGACTCGGAGGGCCTGCTGCTCCTGACGACCGACGGTGACCTGACGCTGACCATGACCCACCCTCGCTTCGGGCACGAGAAGGCCTACCGCGCCTGGACGGACGGCCCGGCGCAACCCACCCAGGCGGACCTGGACGCCCTGACGGACGGCACCCTGAAGCTGGAGGACGGCCCGGCGCGGGCGCTGCAGGCGACCCCGGCGCGTGGCGGGGCGTTCGTGACGCTCGGCGAGGGCCGCAACCGTCAGGTGCGCCGCATGCTCGAGGACATCGGTCACCCGGTGACGCGCCTGCTGCGCTACCGCGTGGGCGGCCTGTGGCTGGGCAACATGGAGGTCGGCGAGTACCAGCAGCTCGACGAGCGGGACCTGCAGGACCTGCTGCACCCGGAGAAGGTCCCGGCGGCCATCTGGGACCGCCAGTGGGAACGCATCCAGAAACGCTGGGGGTAA
- a CDS encoding 3D domain-containing protein gives MFQAPIRRLQALIVALVGFTGAAAQTATPALPASTVATDAVRDALAQTAPSQNSAQQAAQNRAAGVAATQASDTVAYTPIRGKSVIARSTAYNSTPGQTDATPFITATGTRTRPGVIALSRDLLRIFPYGTRVIIEDLSGKYNGMLKNRVFIVEDTMAARKTNSVDLWMPTRSEALNWGARQIRITAVR, from the coding sequence ATGTTTCAAGCCCCCATCCGCCGACTGCAAGCCCTGATCGTGGCCCTTGTCGGCTTCACCGGCGCCGCCGCACAGACCGCCACCCCGGCCCTCCCGGCCAGCACGGTCGCCACCGACGCCGTCCGGGACGCCCTCGCCCAGACCGCCCCCAGCCAGAACAGCGCCCAGCAGGCCGCGCAGAACCGCGCCGCGGGCGTCGCCGCGACACAGGCCAGCGACACCGTCGCCTACACCCCCATCCGCGGCAAGAGCGTCATCGCGCGCAGCACCGCCTACAACAGCACCCCCGGTCAGACCGACGCCACGCCGTTCATCACCGCGACCGGCACCCGCACCCGCCCCGGCGTGATCGCGCTGTCCCGCGACCTCCTGCGCATCTTCCCCTACGGCACCCGCGTGATCATCGAGGACCTGAGCGGCAAGTACAACGGCATGCTCAAGAACCGCGTGTTCATCGTGGAGGACACCATGGCCGCCCGCAAGACCAACTCCGTGGACCTCTGGATGCCCACCCGCAGCGAGGCCCTGAACTGGGGCGCCCGGCAGATCCGCATCACCGCCGTCCGCTGA
- a CDS encoding ABC transporter permease, whose protein sequence is MTAPDRTLAWTLARAHLRRRRTQNVLTILGIAVGVMALIAALSLTNGFTRALISATLRASPHLSVTAYTPSGPSPDLEQAIRSDGRVQAFTPFLADKGLLTRPASDGRAAGVDFTTLFGVTRDAARVLDLPPEERLTLGTLKDGEVMLGAALARSVGAFSGEEVRLLNSSQRRTTLKIRGVFQTGNYLIDSAYAFTNLKTLQQLQGTTTITGYQLRLHNPDLAPRVGDDLTRTRAYSALPWQSLYGTLLDQLALQKRVIAFVVLLIVVVAAFGIANVLTLAVFEKTQEIAILRAIGATRTLITRVFLIEGLILGFGGLLLGNVLGLAISAYFTVRPFTLPGDLYFITTLPVEVKLTDILAVNAIGLTTTLLAALIPARRAASVEPGRIIR, encoded by the coding sequence ATGACTGCCCCTGACCGGACGCTCGCCTGGACGCTGGCCCGCGCGCACCTGCGCCGCCGCCGCACCCAGAACGTCCTGACCATCCTGGGCATCGCCGTGGGCGTCATGGCGCTGATCGCCGCGCTGAGCCTCACCAACGGCTTCACCCGCGCACTGATCAGCGCCACCCTGCGCGCCAGCCCGCACCTGAGCGTCACCGCCTACACGCCCAGCGGCCCCAGCCCGGACCTGGAACAGGCCATCCGCTCTGATGGGCGCGTGCAAGCCTTCACGCCCTTCCTGGCCGACAAGGGCCTCCTGACCCGCCCCGCCAGCGACGGGCGGGCCGCCGGGGTGGACTTCACCACCCTGTTCGGCGTGACCCGCGACGCCGCGCGGGTGCTGGACCTGCCCCCCGAGGAACGCCTGACCCTGGGCACCCTGAAAGACGGCGAGGTCATGCTGGGCGCCGCCCTGGCCCGCAGCGTCGGCGCCTTCAGTGGCGAGGAGGTTCGCCTGCTGAACAGCAGCCAGCGCCGCACCACCCTGAAGATCCGGGGCGTGTTCCAGACCGGCAACTACCTGATCGATTCCGCGTACGCCTTCACCAACCTGAAGACGCTGCAACAGCTTCAGGGCACCACGACCATCACCGGGTACCAGCTGCGCCTGCACAACCCGGACCTCGCGCCCAGGGTCGGGGACGACCTGACCCGCACCCGCGCGTACTCTGCACTGCCCTGGCAGAGCCTGTACGGCACGCTACTCGACCAGCTGGCCCTGCAGAAGCGGGTCATCGCGTTCGTGGTCCTGCTGATCGTGGTCGTCGCCGCGTTCGGTATCGCCAACGTCCTGACGCTGGCCGTGTTCGAGAAGACCCAGGAGATTGCCATCCTGCGCGCCATCGGCGCCACCCGCACCCTGATCACCCGCGTGTTCCTGATCGAGGGCCTGATCCTAGGCTTTGGGGGCCTGCTGCTGGGCAACGTCCTGGGACTGGCCATCAGCGCCTACTTCACGGTGCGGCCATTCACCCTGCCCGGCGACCTGTACTTCATCACCACCCTGCCCGTCGAGGTGAAACTCACCGACATCCTCGCCGTGAACGCCATCGGCCTGACCACCACCCTGCTCGCGGCCCTGATCCCCGCCCGGCGCGCCGCGAGCGTAGAGCCCGGCCGGATCATCCGCTGA
- a CDS encoding DUF423 domain-containing protein, protein MTPSRTLQSGAILAALAVALGAFAAHGLKPRLDAAMLANFETGARYQMYAALALLALGTQPAQRRAPGFLLAGAVIFSGSLYVLALTGVKVLGAVTPIGGALMIAGFVLAALDVKKGV, encoded by the coding sequence ATGACCCCCTCCCGGACATTACAGAGCGGCGCGATCCTGGCCGCGCTGGCCGTCGCGCTGGGCGCCTTCGCCGCGCACGGCCTGAAACCCCGCCTGGACGCCGCGATGCTCGCCAACTTCGAGACCGGCGCCCGCTACCAGATGTACGCCGCGCTGGCGTTGCTCGCGCTGGGCACCCAGCCCGCGCAGCGCCGCGCGCCCGGCTTCCTGCTCGCCGGGGCCGTCATCTTCAGCGGCAGTCTGTACGTGCTGGCCCTGACCGGCGTGAAGGTGCTCGGCGCGGTCACGCCCATCGGCGGCGCGCTCATGATCGCCGGGTTCGTACTGGCCGCGCTGGACGTGAAGAAGGGAGTGTAG
- the truB gene encoding tRNA pseudouridine(55) synthase TruB — translation MPVIAVDKPLNLTSHDVVNRARRARGTKRVGHTGTLDPLATGVLVLCVDDSTKVVQFMEADSKDYLAWISLGAGTPTLDAEGPVEEVADVPELDAARVQELLNTFTGPQAQVPPQYSAIQVGGQRAYAVARAGGTLDLPARNVVIHSLDLLGVYPGVDAAPRTFDPQDWTPAKTGHTFTLPPALGEFPTLLVRASVGSGTYLRSLARDVGAALGVPAHLGGLVRTRVGRYDLRGAVTVDDLPGATGIPDLAALDFPVIEADERMARELRQGKRPAHTAQGRHVVTLGGDLVAVVDGNGEQLKVVRAWA, via the coding sequence ATGCCCGTGATTGCCGTGGACAAGCCGCTGAACCTCACCTCGCACGATGTCGTGAACCGCGCGAGGCGGGCGCGCGGCACGAAACGCGTGGGGCACACTGGCACGCTGGACCCGCTGGCGACCGGGGTGCTGGTGCTGTGCGTGGACGACAGCACGAAGGTCGTGCAGTTCATGGAGGCCGACAGCAAGGATTACCTCGCATGGATCAGCCTGGGGGCCGGCACGCCCACCCTGGATGCCGAGGGGCCCGTGGAGGAGGTCGCGGACGTACCCGAACTGGACGCCGCGCGCGTGCAGGAGCTCCTGAACACGTTCACCGGGCCGCAGGCGCAGGTGCCGCCGCAGTACAGCGCGATTCAGGTGGGGGGCCAGCGGGCCTACGCGGTCGCCCGCGCCGGGGGTACGCTGGACCTGCCCGCCCGGAACGTGGTGATCCACTCGCTGGACCTGCTGGGCGTGTACCCCGGCGTGGACGCCGCGCCGCGCACCTTCGACCCGCAGGACTGGACTCCTGCGAAGACGGGCCACACCTTCACGCTGCCGCCCGCGCTGGGCGAGTTCCCTACCCTGCTCGTCCGGGCCAGCGTGGGCAGCGGCACGTACCTGCGCTCCCTGGCCCGCGACGTGGGCGCCGCGCTGGGCGTGCCCGCGCACCTGGGCGGCCTGGTCCGCACCCGCGTGGGCCGCTACGACCTGCGGGGCGCCGTGACCGTGGACGACCTGCCCGGCGCGACCGGCATTCCCGACCTGGCCGCGCTGGACTTCCCCGTCATCGAGGCCGACGAGCGCATGGCGCGCGAACTGCGCCAGGGCAAACGCCCGGCCCACACCGCGCAGGGCCGCCACGTCGTCACCCTGGGGGGCGACCTCGTGGCCGTCGTGGACGGCAACGGCGAACAGCTGAAAGTCGTGCGCGCCTGGGCGTAA